The Cellulophaga lytica DSM 7489 nucleotide sequence TATATCTGTTGCTACTTTACATAAATTAGGTACATTGCCTCCTCTAGAGTTTCTTAAAGTGGCAATTTTATTTACGTTTACGCTTAATTTTGTCATTTTTATTTTATTTAGCTAGTGCAAAAATACAAATAAGGCATAGCTTTTGTTATTACTTTGTTAAGGTTTTTTATTTTTATTAAATGCCTTGGTATTTATAACCTTGGTCGAAAAAATTATTATTAATTTGCAGTAATATTTTAAGCTATGCAGATACAGTCTAACATATTAACAACAATTCCTACATTCTCTATAAATGACAGTATGGAAGAGGTAATTCGTTTTTTTAAAACAACTACTTTTTCACATGTTGCAGTTGTAGATGATAATAGATTGATAGGTATGATTGCCGAAAATGATTTTAAATCTTTTGAAAAAGGCAAAAAAATTGAAGATTACAAATATCAATTAGAAAATTTTACAGTAAACTCAGATACATCATGGTTAGATGTTTTAGAAGTTTTTTCTAAAAATGATGCTAATATTTTACCTGTTTTAGATAAAAACGAAGCCTTTGTTGGTTATTATGATTTAACAGATATTGTAGCTTTGTTTATTGGAACACCTTTTTTTACAGAACCAGGTGGTATTTTGGTTGTAGCAAAAGGAATGTCTGATTATTCTTTTAGCGAAGTAGCGCAAATTGTAGAAAGTAACAATGCAAAATTGTACGGTGCTTTTATTACTGAAATAGAAAATGATGTTGTGCAAATTACATTAAAAATTACTTCTGCCAATTTAAATGAAATTACACAATCTTTTAGGCGTTACAACTATAGTATTTTATTTGGTAATGATGATGATCTTTTTCTGCAAGATTTAAAAGAACGTTCTAATTATTTAGACAAATACCTAAACGTATAAGTGTATGAAAGTTGCCATTTACGGACAAACTTATAATGATGATACTGTAGATTATGTATGTGAACTTTTAAGCGAGTTAAAACTACATAATGCCAATATTAGTTTTGAAAAAGATTTTTACAATTTTGTAACAGCCTCAAAAGAAATTGAAGATTTTTCAATTTTTACAGAAAATAGTGGTTTAGACGCTTCTTTTGATATGTTTGTGAGTTTTGGAGGAGACGGTACAATATTGCGTGCCATTACCTTTGTAAAAGATCTAGGCATACCAATTGTAGGAGTAAACACAGGGCGACTAGGGTTTTTGTCAACCTTTAAAAAAGAAGATGTAAAAAAAGTAGTGCAAGAGTTTGTTGCTAAAGATTATACTATTGTAGACAGGAGTTTGGTGGCGGTAACATCTAATGTAAATATACCAGAATTTAATGCTATTAATTTTGCTCTTAATGAGGTTACTGTAAGTAGAAAAGATACCACATCTATGATTACTGTAGAGACCTCTTTAAATAACGAGTATTTAAACTCGTACTGGGCAGATGGTTTAATAGTTTCTACACCAACCGGTTCTACAGGATACTCTTTAAGTTGTGGAGGCCCTGTAATTACACCTACTGCAAAATCTTTAGTAATAACACCTATAGCACCTCATAATTTAAATGCAAGACCACTGGTTATTTCAGATAATACTGTGGTGAAATTAAAAGT carries:
- a CDS encoding CBS domain-containing protein — its product is MQIQSNILTTIPTFSINDSMEEVIRFFKTTTFSHVAVVDDNRLIGMIAENDFKSFEKGKKIEDYKYQLENFTVNSDTSWLDVLEVFSKNDANILPVLDKNEAFVGYYDLTDIVALFIGTPFFTEPGGILVVAKGMSDYSFSEVAQIVESNNAKLYGAFITEIENDVVQITLKITSANLNEITQSFRRYNYSILFGNDDDLFLQDLKERSNYLDKYLNV
- a CDS encoding NAD kinase produces the protein MKVAIYGQTYNDDTVDYVCELLSELKLHNANISFEKDFYNFVTASKEIEDFSIFTENSGLDASFDMFVSFGGDGTILRAITFVKDLGIPIVGVNTGRLGFLSTFKKEDVKKVVQEFVAKDYTIVDRSLVAVTSNVNIPEFNAINFALNEVTVSRKDTTSMITVETSLNNEYLNSYWADGLIVSTPTGSTGYSLSCGGPVITPTAKSLVITPIAPHNLNARPLVISDNTVVKLKVSGREKNHLLSLDSRIVTLENGTEITVKKADFTVKLIEYTSESFLKTLRNKLLWGEDKRN